A portion of the Segatella copri DSM 18205 genome contains these proteins:
- the murI gene encoding glutamate racemase, producing MMLPSNPGPIGVFDSGYGGLTILHGLRQTMPQYDYMYLGDNARAPYGSRSFEVVYKFTRQAVLKLFSMGCHLVILGCNTASAKALRSLQQRDIPELDPSRRVLGIIRPTAEVIGTITKSNHVGLLATEGTIKSQSYNMEISKLWPEIQVSGVACPLWAAIVEANEADSPGADYFVKKRIDQLMLKDADIDTIILGCTHYPLLMSSIVKNLPDGVRVVPQGQYVANSLKDYLNRHPQMEQMITKTGSCRYLTTESEDKFKESAQIFLHEQVEVTHVDLE from the coding sequence ATGATGTTGCCTTCTAATCCCGGACCAATCGGTGTCTTTGATTCTGGTTATGGCGGACTGACCATCCTGCATGGGTTGCGCCAGACGATGCCTCAGTATGATTATATGTACTTGGGTGATAACGCTCGTGCTCCTTATGGCTCGCGTTCGTTTGAGGTGGTTTATAAGTTCACACGCCAGGCTGTGCTTAAACTTTTCTCTATGGGGTGTCATCTCGTTATCCTGGGATGTAATACGGCTTCGGCTAAAGCACTACGTTCTTTGCAGCAGCGCGATATTCCTGAGTTGGATCCCAGCAGAAGAGTTCTGGGTATTATCCGCCCTACTGCCGAAGTAATTGGTACTATTACCAAGAGTAATCACGTGGGACTTCTGGCTACAGAAGGTACTATTAAAAGCCAAAGTTATAATATGGAAATTTCGAAACTTTGGCCAGAGATTCAGGTGAGTGGCGTGGCTTGTCCGCTTTGGGCTGCCATCGTGGAAGCCAATGAAGCAGATAGTCCGGGAGCTGATTATTTCGTAAAGAAACGCATCGACCAGCTGATGCTGAAGGACGCTGATATTGATACCATTATTTTGGGTTGCACGCATTATCCGCTTCTTATGAGCAGCATTGTGAAGAATCTTCCTGATGGCGTAAGAGTGGTTCCGCAAGGACAATATGTAGCAAACAGTCTGAAAGATTATCTGAACCGCCATCCGCAGATGGAACAGATGATAACCAAAACAGGCTCTTGCCGATATCTCACAACAGAGAGTGAGGATAAATTCAAGGAATCTGCACAGATTTTCCTTCATGAACAGGTGGAGGTTACACATGTAGATCTTGAATAG
- a CDS encoding OmpH family outer membrane protein, whose amino-acid sequence MKKNLLFLAFALISLTVSAQHTTPAAKVQQQQIAVSAPLHFGYFSFDKVFHTMPGYAIAKHNMDELREKYDAETKRVETEFNAKYEEFLDGQRTYAKTILEKRQAELRELMEKNIAFKAEATRLLQQAENDAYAPLKAKINEEAKKIGKQKGFAFIINTDNNAAPYLNEEMGEDITALLEETLK is encoded by the coding sequence ATGAAAAAGAATCTCTTATTTCTGGCTTTTGCTCTCATCTCTTTGACTGTTTCAGCCCAGCATACAACGCCTGCAGCAAAGGTTCAGCAACAACAGATTGCTGTATCTGCTCCTTTGCATTTTGGCTACTTTAGTTTTGATAAGGTTTTTCATACTATGCCTGGTTACGCTATAGCCAAGCATAATATGGATGAACTCCGTGAGAAATACGATGCAGAAACGAAACGTGTAGAAACAGAGTTTAATGCTAAGTATGAGGAATTTCTTGATGGACAGCGCACTTATGCCAAGACAATCCTGGAGAAACGTCAGGCTGAATTGCGTGAATTGATGGAGAAAAATATTGCCTTCAAGGCTGAGGCTACCCGCCTGTTGCAGCAAGCAGAGAATGATGCTTATGCTCCGCTCAAAGCAAAAATAAACGAGGAAGCTAAAAAGATTGGCAAGCAGAAGGGCTTTGCCTTTATCATCAATACGGACAATAATGCAGCTCCTTATCTCAACGAAGAGATGGGGGAGGATATTACAGCTTTGCTGGAGGAGACTTTGAAATGA
- a CDS encoding OmpH family outer membrane protein, translating to MKKLILMLMLCAPMTMMAQKFGKVNTQQIMQSLPDVAKANGEMEALQKQKENDLKSMQDEFQRKADEYQKGSSTMNATAKQQKETELQTLQQKIQQAYQDGQQELQKKSSELMQPIVAKVRTAIEAVGKAGNYTFIFEDGAAVYTGTNVVDVTKEVQAKIK from the coding sequence ATGAAAAAGCTTATTTTAATGTTGATGCTCTGTGCACCAATGACTATGATGGCTCAGAAGTTTGGTAAAGTAAATACTCAGCAGATTATGCAGTCTTTGCCAGATGTAGCTAAGGCTAATGGCGAGATGGAAGCTCTCCAGAAGCAGAAGGAGAATGACTTGAAGTCTATGCAGGATGAGTTCCAGCGTAAGGCTGACGAGTATCAGAAGGGTTCCAGCACAATGAACGCTACAGCAAAGCAGCAGAAGGAAACTGAGTTGCAGACTCTCCAGCAGAAAATTCAGCAGGCTTACCAGGATGGTCAGCAGGAGTTGCAGAAGAAGAGCAGCGAACTCATGCAGCCTATCGTAGCAAAGGTACGTACAGCTATCGAGGCTGTAGGCAAGGCTGGCAACTACACCTTCATCTTCGAGGATGGTGCAGCTGTATATACAGGTACTAACGTAGTAGACGTTACTAAGGAAGTACAGGCTAAGATTAAGTAA
- a CDS encoding OmpH family outer membrane protein, protein MKKIVLMLMMAVAAISAHAQKYALIDMEYILKNVPAYERANEQLNQVSRKWQAEVEALNTEASTMYKNYQNEVVFLSQEQKKAKQDAIMQKEKEASDLKKKYFGAEGDLYKMREALMGPIQEEIYTAVKEISDLRGYSLVLDRASNSGIIFGSPKIDISNEVLQKLGYSK, encoded by the coding sequence ATGAAGAAAATAGTATTGATGCTGATGATGGCTGTAGCAGCCATCTCAGCACATGCACAGAAATATGCATTGATAGATATGGAGTACATCTTGAAGAATGTACCCGCTTATGAGCGTGCTAACGAGCAGCTGAATCAGGTAAGCCGCAAATGGCAGGCTGAGGTAGAAGCTCTTAACACAGAGGCAAGCACCATGTATAAGAACTATCAGAACGAGGTAGTGTTCCTTTCCCAGGAGCAGAAGAAGGCTAAGCAGGATGCCATCATGCAGAAAGAGAAGGAGGCTAGCGATTTGAAGAAAAAATATTTTGGTGCAGAGGGCGACCTTTATAAGATGCGTGAGGCATTGATGGGACCTATTCAGGAAGAGATTTATACAGCCGTAAAAGAGATTTCAGACCTGCGCGGATATTCGCTTGTTCTCGATAGAGCTAGCAACAGCGGCATCATCTTTGGCTCTCCTAAGATAGATATTAGCAACGAAGTGCTCCAAAAATTAGGTTATTCCAAATAA
- a CDS encoding BamA/OMP85 family outer membrane protein — protein sequence MNRFKKIFILLFGVMACMQIQAQDKIVNPDISYAGTPRTLKIGGINVSGVEGYEDYVLTGISGLSVGDEITVPGDEITNAVKRYWKHGLFSKVTIAADSIVGEKLYLHIYLAVRPRISNINYVGLKKSEREDMEQKLGMVKGTQVTPNMLDRAKILAKKYFDDKGFKNADIQINQRDDIANKGQVILDVVVDKKEKIKVHQITIDGNEQLSDRKIKGGLFSKGAFAKTHEAGKFASFFKSKKFTPERWKEDKQKLIDKYNEYGFRDAQILEDSVSNFDEKHVNIYIKVDEGKKYYIRNISWAGNTVYSSAYLEALLGMKKGDVYNQKILGKRLNEDDDAVSNLYYNNGYVFSRIEPTEINIDGDSIDLEMRVTEGPQAYLSHVRINGNTRLYENVVRRELRTKPGDLFSKDALMRSARELASMGHFDPEKVSPDVKPNPEDGTVDVNWNLEQKSNDQIEFSLGWGQTGVIGRVGLKLNNFSMANLFNKNKEHRGIMPIGDGEVLSIGAQTNGTYYQSYNVSYSTNWFGGKRPIQFSVGAYYSKSTDVSSNYYNSAYMNNYYSYMYGYGSSYYNNYENYYDPDKYIQMVGVSLGWGKRLRWPDDYFTLSVQLAYQRYMMKNWSYMLMTNGNANNLNLTIALNRTSTDNQLFPRRGSEFEASVNLTPPWSAFDNKDYKNLAKDSKSPTYSAEQQEKYRWIEYHKWKFKAKTYTALTEGQKCFVLMTRVELGLLGSYNKYKKSPFETYYVGGDGMSGYSSYYGEETIGLRGYENGSVSYSPTTGYYAYAYDRFSLELRYPFLLGNTTIYGLTFVEAGNAWYETKKFNPFSMKRSAGVGVRIFLPMVGLMGIDWAYGFDTVWNGSSYKKGGSQFHFILGQEF from the coding sequence ATGAATAGATTTAAAAAGATTTTCATCCTGCTGTTCGGCGTAATGGCATGCATGCAGATTCAGGCACAAGATAAAATCGTAAACCCTGACATCTCGTATGCTGGTACACCTCGCACCCTTAAGATTGGTGGTATCAATGTTTCGGGTGTTGAGGGCTACGAAGACTATGTTCTCACAGGTATCTCAGGCCTCAGTGTGGGCGATGAGATTACTGTGCCTGGCGACGAGATTACCAATGCCGTAAAGCGCTACTGGAAACATGGACTCTTCTCGAAGGTGACTATCGCTGCCGACTCTATTGTAGGTGAGAAGCTTTATCTCCATATCTATCTTGCGGTTCGTCCACGTATCTCTAATATCAACTATGTTGGTTTGAAGAAGAGCGAGCGTGAAGATATGGAGCAGAAGTTGGGTATGGTAAAGGGCACTCAGGTAACTCCGAATATGCTCGACCGTGCCAAGATTCTCGCCAAGAAGTATTTCGATGATAAGGGTTTCAAGAACGCTGATATCCAGATTAACCAGCGCGATGATATTGCCAACAAGGGACAGGTAATCCTGGATGTTGTTGTTGACAAGAAAGAAAAAATCAAGGTACATCAGATAACAATCGATGGAAACGAACAGCTTTCTGACCGCAAGATTAAGGGTGGACTCTTCTCGAAGGGTGCTTTTGCCAAGACGCATGAGGCTGGTAAGTTCGCCTCTTTCTTCAAGTCGAAGAAGTTTACTCCTGAGAGATGGAAGGAAGATAAGCAGAAACTCATCGACAAATATAATGAGTATGGTTTCCGTGATGCTCAGATTCTGGAAGATAGCGTGAGCAACTTCGATGAGAAGCACGTTAATATCTACATCAAGGTAGATGAAGGTAAGAAATACTATATCCGTAACATCTCCTGGGCAGGTAATACCGTTTACTCTTCAGCTTATCTCGAAGCATTGCTCGGCATGAAGAAGGGCGATGTATATAACCAGAAGATATTGGGTAAGCGCCTGAATGAAGATGATGACGCTGTTTCTAACCTCTACTATAATAATGGTTATGTGTTCTCTCGTATCGAACCGACTGAAATCAATATTGATGGCGATTCTATCGATTTGGAGATGCGCGTAACAGAGGGACCTCAAGCTTATCTGAGCCATGTACGTATCAATGGTAATACCCGTCTTTACGAAAACGTAGTGCGCCGTGAACTTCGTACCAAGCCAGGCGACCTTTTCTCTAAGGATGCTCTGATGCGTTCGGCTCGTGAACTTGCTTCTATGGGACACTTTGATCCTGAGAAGGTTAGCCCGGATGTAAAGCCTAATCCTGAAGATGGTACGGTTGATGTAAACTGGAACCTGGAGCAGAAGAGTAACGACCAGATTGAGTTCTCGCTCGGTTGGGGTCAGACGGGTGTCATCGGACGTGTGGGCTTGAAGCTCAACAACTTCTCTATGGCAAACCTCTTCAACAAGAACAAGGAGCATCGTGGTATCATGCCTATCGGTGATGGTGAGGTGCTGAGTATCGGTGCACAGACCAATGGTACCTACTACCAGAGCTATAACGTAAGCTACTCTACCAACTGGTTTGGCGGCAAGCGCCCTATCCAGTTCAGCGTAGGTGCATACTACAGTAAGAGTACCGACGTGTCAAGCAACTATTACAATAGTGCTTACATGAACAACTATTACAGCTATATGTATGGTTATGGTTCCAGTTACTATAATAACTACGAGAATTATTACGATCCAGACAAGTATATCCAGATGGTGGGTGTAAGCCTCGGTTGGGGTAAGCGCCTCCGTTGGCCGGATGATTACTTCACCTTGTCTGTACAGTTGGCTTACCAGCGCTACATGATGAAGAACTGGAGCTATATGTTGATGACCAACGGTAATGCGAACAACTTGAACTTGACCATCGCATTGAACCGAACATCAACCGATAACCAACTCTTCCCACGTCGTGGTTCTGAGTTTGAGGCAAGTGTCAACCTTACTCCACCATGGAGTGCGTTCGACAACAAGGACTACAAGAATCTTGCCAAGGATTCTAAGTCGCCAACCTATTCTGCAGAGCAGCAGGAGAAGTACAGATGGATTGAATACCATAAGTGGAAGTTCAAGGCAAAGACTTATACTGCACTCACAGAGGGTCAGAAGTGCTTCGTATTGATGACCCGTGTAGAACTCGGTTTGCTCGGTTCTTATAACAAGTATAAGAAGAGTCCGTTCGAGACCTACTATGTGGGTGGTGACGGTATGAGTGGATACTCATCATATTATGGTGAGGAAACAATCGGACTCCGCGGTTATGAGAATGGTTCTGTATCTTACAGTCCTACAACCGGTTACTATGCTTATGCATACGACCGCTTCTCATTGGAGCTTCGCTATCCATTCCTCTTAGGTAACACAACCATTTACGGTTTGACCTTCGTAGAGGCTGGTAACGCCTGGTATGAAACCAAGAAGTTCAACCCATTCAGCATGAAACGTAGTGCCGGTGTCGGTGTACGTATCTTCTTGCCTATGGTTGGTCTGATGGGTATTGACTGGGCTTACGGTTTCGATACAGTATGGAATGGTAGCTCATATAAGAAGGGTGGAAGCCAGTTCCACTTCATCTTAGGTCAGGAATTCTAA
- a CDS encoding isoprenyl transferase codes for MMDNLDMNRIPEHIAIIMDGNGRWATVRGKERSYGHQAGVETVRRITSECTRLGVKYLTLYTFSTENWNRPADEVAALMGLVLTSLEDEIFMKNNVRFRVIGDLKRLPQQVQDKLQETMDHTAKNDSMTMVVALSYSSRWEILNATKKMVKEALESGSTYEQIEDKLTEENFEKHLETSFMPDPELLIRTGGELRISNYLLWQIAYSELYFCDTFWPDFNEEDLHKAIASYQNRQRRFGKTEAQVEEEEK; via the coding sequence ATGATGGACAACTTAGATATGAACAGGATTCCTGAGCACATTGCTATCATTATGGATGGCAATGGTCGCTGGGCAACAGTACGGGGCAAGGAGCGTAGCTACGGCCATCAGGCTGGAGTAGAAACCGTGCGCCGAATTACATCGGAGTGTACCAGGTTGGGGGTAAAATATCTCACCCTCTATACTTTCTCTACAGAGAATTGGAACCGTCCGGCCGATGAGGTTGCTGCCTTGATGGGACTGGTACTGACTTCGCTCGAAGATGAAATCTTCATGAAGAATAATGTCCGCTTCCGTGTGATAGGCGATTTGAAACGCCTGCCACAACAGGTACAGGACAAGCTTCAGGAGACCATGGACCATACTGCGAAGAACGATTCGATGACTATGGTAGTGGCATTGAGCTATTCTTCACGTTGGGAAATCCTGAATGCTACAAAGAAAATGGTAAAAGAAGCGCTCGAGTCAGGTTCAACCTATGAGCAGATAGAGGATAAACTGACAGAGGAGAACTTCGAGAAGCATCTTGAGACCAGTTTCATGCCAGATCCTGAACTTCTGATACGTACAGGAGGTGAACTCCGTATCAGCAACTATCTTCTTTGGCAGATAGCTTATTCTGAGTTGTATTTCTGTGATACCTTCTGGCCTGACTTCAATGAAGAAGATCTGCATAAGGCAATAGCAAGTTATCAGAACCGCCAACGTCGATTTGGAAAAACCGAGGCACAGGTGGAAGAGGAGGAGAAATAG
- a CDS encoding DUF6089 family protein — protein MAVRAQDDPQYRMEIGVGVGVMTYEGDFNGNVLGDMQPAGFLVGRYNFDPYKDLKLSVGFGKIKGSSANVDTFYPDYAENPYSFNHTLVDMNLVFEYNFWPYGTGRDYRGAQRLVPYILGGLGATYVKGNEKNVFTANVPLGIGAKYKVNERLNLGLAWTFHFSLSDELDGVKDPYRVKSSGIFKNTDCYSTIAVSVTYSFSAKCKTCNKEE, from the coding sequence ATGGCGGTTCGTGCACAGGACGATCCGCAATATCGCATGGAGATAGGCGTCGGTGTGGGAGTAATGACCTATGAAGGCGACTTTAACGGAAATGTGCTTGGCGACATGCAACCTGCCGGTTTCCTGGTGGGAAGATATAATTTCGACCCCTACAAGGACTTGAAACTGAGCGTGGGCTTTGGAAAAATAAAAGGTTCTTCGGCAAATGTGGATACTTTCTATCCTGATTATGCGGAGAATCCCTATAGTTTCAATCATACGCTGGTGGATATGAATCTGGTGTTTGAGTACAACTTCTGGCCTTACGGAACAGGCAGAGACTATCGCGGAGCCCAGCGCCTGGTTCCTTATATACTGGGTGGTCTGGGAGCAACCTATGTAAAAGGTAACGAAAAAAATGTATTTACAGCCAACGTGCCTTTAGGCATCGGCGCAAAATATAAAGTAAACGAAAGGTTGAACTTGGGACTGGCCTGGACTTTCCATTTCTCGCTCAGCGATGAACTGGATGGTGTGAAAGACCCTTACCGGGTAAAGAGCAGTGGCATTTTCAAGAATACCGACTGCTATTCTACCATAGCCGTTTCGGTGACCTATAGTTTCAGTGCAAAATGTAAAACTTGTAATAAAGAAGAATGA